A genomic window from Streptomyces sp. NBC_00234 includes:
- a CDS encoding cobalamin biosynthesis protein, with product MRADRIFAYGATAGLIGDLLLGDPRRGHPVAAFGLTAAEVENRLWRDHRGWGALHTLVCAGGAAGAAALAARAVRDRPALAVALTAATTWSVIGGTSLGREARAIGGALAAGDVDVARERLPHLCGRDPHSLDGPQIARAVVESVAENTSDAVVGALVWGALGGVPGLVAFRAVNTLDAMVGHKSPQYRRYGWASARLDDVAGWPGARLTAALAVAVGGRPRQAVRAWRADAGKHPSPNAGPVEASFAGALGVRLGGTLAYGGRTEHRPVLNGAAGRAVETADIERAVRLSRRVSALALGVCVAGRLIAGRRRI from the coding sequence TTGCGTGCCGACCGCATCTTCGCGTACGGCGCCACGGCCGGTCTGATCGGCGATCTGCTGCTGGGTGATCCCCGCCGGGGACACCCCGTCGCCGCGTTCGGGCTGACCGCCGCAGAGGTCGAGAACCGGCTGTGGCGCGACCACCGCGGGTGGGGTGCCCTCCACACGCTCGTCTGCGCCGGAGGCGCCGCGGGCGCCGCCGCGCTCGCCGCCCGCGCCGTCCGCGACCGGCCCGCCCTCGCCGTCGCGCTGACCGCCGCCACCACCTGGTCCGTCATCGGCGGCACCTCACTGGGCCGCGAGGCCCGCGCCATCGGCGGCGCGCTCGCCGCCGGGGACGTCGACGTGGCCCGGGAGCGGCTGCCGCATCTCTGCGGACGCGACCCGCACTCCCTCGACGGGCCCCAGATCGCCCGCGCCGTGGTCGAGTCCGTCGCCGAGAACACCTCGGACGCCGTCGTCGGTGCCCTCGTCTGGGGTGCGCTGGGCGGAGTGCCCGGCCTCGTCGCCTTCCGGGCCGTCAACACCCTCGACGCCATGGTCGGGCACAAGTCGCCCCAGTACCGCCGGTACGGGTGGGCCTCGGCCCGCCTCGACGACGTCGCGGGCTGGCCCGGCGCCCGCCTCACCGCCGCACTCGCCGTGGCCGTCGGGGGGCGGCCACGGCAGGCGGTACGGGCCTGGCGTGCGGACGCGGGCAAGCACCCGAGCCCCAACGCGGGTCCGGTCGAGGCCTCGTTCGCGGGCGCCCTCGGCGTACGCCTCGGCGGGACCCTCGCGTACGGCGGGCGGACCGAGCACCGGCCGGTGCTCAACGGGGCGGCCGGCCGCGCGGTGGAGACCGCGGACATCGAACGCGCGGTGCGGCTGTCGCGCCGGGTGAGTGCGCTGGCCCTCGGCGTCTGTGTGGCCGGACGGCTGATCGCGGGACGGAGACGGATATGA
- a CDS encoding cobyric acid synthase encodes MSGGLLVAGTTSDAGKSVVTAGICRWLVRQGVKVAPFKAQNMSLNSFVTREGAEIGRAQAMQAQAARVEPTALMNPVLLKPGSDRSSQVVLMGRPVGEMSARGYHGGRQESLLGTVVDCLEQLRGTYDAVICEGAGSPAEINLRRTDIVNMGVARAARFPVLVVGDIDRGGVFASFFGTTALLSAEDQALVAGYLVNKFRGDVSLLEPGLDMLYELTGRRTYGVLPFAHGLGIDEEDGLRVSLRGAVRESAVTAPHGEDVLRVAVCAVPLMSNFTDVDALAAEPGVVVRFVDRAEELADADLVIVPGTRGTVKALAWLRERGLADALVRRAAEGRPVLGICGGFQVLGEHIEDDVESRAGQVDGLGLLPVRIRFEKAKTLARPVGEALGEPVEGYEIHHGIADVRGGEPFLDGCRVGSVWGTHWHGSLESDAFRRRFLTEVARAAGRRFVPAPDTSFEQLREEQLDRLGDLIEGHADTDALWRLIEGGAPRGLPFIAPGAPAVPDRGSAAAPGPRTPEVPEPAGNAAGAPDRTHVVEKETL; translated from the coding sequence ATGAGCGGCGGGCTGCTGGTCGCGGGGACCACATCGGACGCGGGCAAGAGCGTCGTCACGGCGGGGATCTGCCGGTGGCTGGTGCGGCAGGGGGTGAAGGTCGCCCCCTTCAAGGCGCAGAACATGTCGCTCAACTCCTTCGTCACCCGCGAGGGTGCGGAGATCGGGCGCGCCCAGGCCATGCAGGCACAGGCCGCCCGGGTGGAGCCGACCGCGCTGATGAACCCGGTGCTGCTGAAGCCCGGCAGCGACCGGTCCAGTCAGGTCGTCCTGATGGGCAGGCCCGTCGGCGAGATGAGCGCGCGCGGCTACCACGGGGGGCGGCAGGAGTCGCTGCTCGGGACCGTCGTGGACTGTCTGGAGCAGCTCCGGGGCACGTATGACGCCGTGATCTGCGAAGGGGCGGGCAGTCCGGCCGAGATCAACCTGCGGCGTACGGACATCGTGAACATGGGCGTCGCGCGGGCCGCGCGGTTCCCGGTGCTGGTGGTCGGGGACATCGACCGCGGGGGTGTCTTCGCCTCGTTCTTCGGTACGACGGCCCTGCTGAGCGCCGAGGACCAGGCGCTGGTCGCCGGCTATCTCGTCAACAAGTTCCGGGGTGACGTCTCCTTGCTCGAACCGGGCCTCGACATGCTGTACGAGCTCACGGGGCGGCGGACGTACGGGGTGCTGCCGTTCGCCCACGGGCTCGGCATCGACGAGGAGGACGGACTGCGGGTGTCGCTGCGCGGCGCCGTACGGGAGTCCGCCGTCACCGCGCCGCACGGCGAGGACGTCCTGCGGGTCGCGGTGTGCGCCGTGCCGCTGATGTCGAACTTCACCGATGTGGACGCGCTGGCCGCGGAGCCCGGCGTCGTGGTGCGGTTCGTGGACCGGGCGGAGGAACTGGCCGACGCGGACCTGGTGATCGTGCCCGGTACCCGCGGCACGGTGAAGGCGCTGGCGTGGCTGCGCGAACGGGGCCTGGCGGACGCGCTGGTGCGGAGGGCCGCCGAAGGGCGCCCGGTGCTGGGGATCTGCGGCGGCTTCCAGGTGCTCGGTGAGCACATCGAGGACGACGTGGAATCGCGGGCCGGGCAGGTCGACGGGCTCGGACTGCTGCCGGTGCGCATCCGGTTCGAGAAGGCCAAGACGCTGGCCCGACCGGTCGGCGAAGCGCTCGGGGAACCGGTCGAGGGGTACGAGATCCACCACGGCATCGCCGACGTGCGGGGCGGGGAACCGTTCCTGGACGGGTGCCGGGTGGGCTCGGTGTGGGGGACGCACTGGCACGGCTCGCTGGAGAGCGACGCGTTCCGGCGGCGGTTCCTCACGGAGGTCGCGCGGGCTGCCGGGCGGCGGTTCGTGCCCGCCCCGGACACGAGTTTCGAGCAGCTGCGCGAGGAGCAGCTGGACCGGCTCGGGGATCTGATCGAGGGGCACGCGGACACGGACGCGCTGTGGCGGCTGATCGAGGGCGGGGCGCCGCGGGGGCTGCCGTTCATCGCGCCGGGGGCACCGGCGGTGCCGGACCGGGGCTCCGCAGCGGCCCCCGGTCCTCGAACGCCGGAGGTTCCGGAGCCGGCCGGGAACGCGGCCGGAGCGCCCGACCGGACACACGTAGTCGAAAAGGAGACTCTGTGA
- a CDS encoding putative cobaltochelatase — MSTPYPFTAIVGQDDLRLGLLLNAVSPAVGGVLVRGEKGTAKSTAVRALAALMPEVSVVPGCRFSCDPVTPDPACPDGPHEAGGGVSRAARTVELPVGASEDRLVGALDIERALSEGVKAFEPGLLADAHRGILYVDEVNLLHDHLVDLLLDAAAMGASYVEREGVSVRHAARFLLVGTMNPEEGELRPQLLDRFGLTVEVAASRDTDQRVEVVRRRLAYDDDPAGFAARWADEERELRDRIASARALLPHVVLGDGVLRQIAATCAAFEVDGMRADIVMARTATALAAWAGREDVLAEDVRRAALLALPHRRRRNPFDAPGLDEDKLDDTLRDAARDEGEGDNDPDPDGPGDGGGGGGGVPPQSDGPEGPAGADTPDRAPSGDSDAPGQGQGQGRTSGGEQQPVRAAEPFRTKMLSVPGLGEGAAGRRSRARTEHGRTTGARRPQGALTKLHLAATVQAAAPHQRARGRSGRGLVVRRDDLRQATREGREGNLVLFVVDASGSMAARQRMSAVKGAVMSLLLDAYQRRDKVGLITFRGKDAEVVLPPTSSVDAAAARLESLPTGGRTPLGAGLLKAHDVLRVERLRDPSRRPLLLVVTDGRATGGPDPLALAARAGRLHAAEGTASVVVDCESGIVRLGLAAQLARDLGGSAVTLDELRADTIVGLVKDVSAAGRAA; from the coding sequence GTGAGTACGCCGTATCCCTTCACCGCCATCGTCGGACAGGACGATCTGCGGCTCGGGCTCCTGCTGAACGCCGTCAGTCCGGCCGTCGGCGGGGTCCTCGTCCGCGGGGAGAAGGGAACCGCCAAGTCCACCGCCGTGCGCGCCCTCGCGGCGCTCATGCCCGAGGTCTCCGTGGTTCCGGGGTGCCGGTTCTCCTGTGATCCGGTCACCCCCGACCCGGCGTGTCCCGACGGGCCCCACGAGGCCGGGGGCGGTGTGTCGCGGGCCGCGCGGACCGTCGAGCTGCCGGTCGGGGCCTCCGAGGACCGGCTCGTCGGGGCGCTGGACATCGAGCGGGCGCTCTCCGAGGGCGTGAAGGCGTTCGAGCCGGGGCTCCTCGCCGACGCGCACCGCGGCATCCTCTACGTCGACGAGGTCAACCTGCTCCACGACCACCTGGTGGACCTGCTGCTCGACGCGGCGGCCATGGGTGCCTCGTACGTGGAGCGCGAGGGCGTCTCCGTACGGCACGCGGCACGCTTCCTCCTCGTCGGGACGATGAACCCCGAAGAGGGCGAACTGCGACCGCAGTTGCTGGACCGGTTCGGGCTCACCGTCGAGGTCGCGGCCTCCCGCGACACCGATCAGCGGGTCGAGGTCGTACGGCGCCGGCTGGCCTACGACGACGACCCGGCCGGATTCGCCGCCCGATGGGCCGACGAGGAACGGGAGTTGCGGGACCGGATCGCCTCCGCGCGCGCCCTGCTCCCCCATGTCGTCCTGGGCGACGGCGTGTTGCGGCAGATCGCGGCGACCTGCGCGGCCTTCGAGGTCGACGGGATGCGCGCCGACATCGTCATGGCCCGCACCGCCACGGCGCTCGCCGCCTGGGCGGGGCGCGAGGACGTGCTCGCCGAGGACGTGCGCCGGGCGGCGCTGCTCGCACTCCCCCACCGGCGCAGGCGCAATCCCTTCGACGCGCCGGGGCTCGACGAGGACAAGCTGGACGACACGCTCCGGGACGCCGCCCGGGACGAGGGCGAGGGCGACAACGACCCGGACCCCGACGGGCCCGGTGACGGCGGTGGCGGTGGCGGCGGGGTTCCGCCGCAGAGCGACGGGCCCGAGGGTCCCGCCGGGGCCGACACGCCGGACCGGGCGCCTTCGGGCGACAGCGACGCGCCCGGACAAGGGCAGGGGCAGGGGCGCACGTCCGGCGGTGAACAGCAGCCCGTACGGGCCGCCGAGCCGTTCCGTACGAAGATGCTGAGCGTGCCGGGGCTGGGCGAGGGCGCGGCGGGGCGGCGGTCCCGGGCACGCACCGAGCACGGCCGTACGACCGGGGCGCGGCGGCCCCAGGGGGCGCTGACGAAGCTGCACCTGGCGGCGACCGTGCAGGCTGCGGCACCGCACCAGCGTGCCAGGGGCCGGTCGGGCCGGGGTCTCGTGGTCCGGCGCGACGATCTGCGGCAGGCCACGCGGGAGGGGCGCGAGGGGAATCTCGTGCTGTTCGTCGTGGACGCCTCCGGGTCGATGGCGGCCCGGCAGCGGATGAGCGCCGTGAAGGGCGCGGTGATGTCGCTGCTGCTGGACGCGTACCAGCGGAGGGACAAGGTCGGCCTGATCACCTTCCGGGGCAAGGACGCCGAGGTGGTGCTGCCCCCGACCTCGTCGGTGGACGCCGCCGCCGCACGGCTGGAGTCGCTGCCGACCGGCGGGCGCACCCCGCTGGGTGCCGGGCTGCTGAAGGCACACGACGTGCTGCGGGTGGAGCGGCTGCGCGACCCCTCGCGGCGGCCGTTGCTCCTCGTGGTGACGGACGGGCGGGCGACGGGGGGTCCCGACCCGCTGGCGCTGGCGGCACGGGCCGGACGGCTGCACGCCGCCGAAGGCACCGCGTCCGTCGTCGTGGACTGCGAGTCGGGGATCGTACGGCTCGGTCTCGCAGCACAGCTCGCCAGGGATCTGGGCGGCAGCGCCGTCACGCTCGACGAACTGCGGGCCGACACGATCGTCGGACTCGTGAAGGACGTATCTGCAGCCGGGAGGGCCGCGTAA
- the cobO gene encoding cob(I)yrinic acid a,c-diamide adenosyltransferase yields the protein MPQGQPTSVPDDGLTTRQRRNRPLLFVHTGVGKGKSTAAFGLALRAWNQGWPIGVFQFVKSAKWKVGEENALKVLGASGEGGTVDWHKMGEGWSWVQRDNQLDNEEKAREGWEQVKRDLAAETYKLYVLDEFAYPMHWGWIDTDEVVQVMRDRPGTQHVVITGRNAPDKLVEAADLVTDMSKVKHPMDAGQKGQRGIEW from the coding sequence ATGCCACAGGGACAGCCGACATCGGTGCCGGACGACGGACTCACCACCCGTCAGCGGCGCAACCGTCCGCTGCTGTTCGTCCACACGGGCGTCGGCAAGGGCAAGTCCACGGCGGCGTTCGGGCTCGCGCTGCGCGCCTGGAATCAGGGCTGGCCGATCGGCGTCTTCCAGTTCGTGAAGTCGGCGAAGTGGAAGGTCGGCGAGGAGAACGCCCTGAAGGTGCTGGGGGCGAGCGGCGAGGGCGGCACCGTCGACTGGCACAAGATGGGCGAGGGCTGGTCCTGGGTCCAGAGGGACAACCAGCTCGACAACGAGGAGAAGGCCCGCGAGGGCTGGGAGCAGGTCAAGCGCGACCTGGCCGCCGAGACCTACAAGCTGTACGTCCTCGACGAGTTCGCCTATCCGATGCACTGGGGCTGGATCGACACCGACGAGGTGGTCCAGGTGATGCGCGACCGTCCCGGCACGCAGCACGTGGTGATCACGGGGCGCAACGCTCCGGACAAGCTCGTCGAGGCCGCCGACCTGGTGACCGACATGTCGAAGGTCAAGCACCCGATGGACGCCGGTCAGAAGGGCCAGAGGGGCATCGAGTGGTGA
- a CDS encoding cobyrinate a,c-diamide synthase → MVSVPRLVIAAPASGSGKTTVATGLMAAFAGRGLAVSPHKVGPDYIDPGYHALATGRPGRNLDAYMCGPELIAPLFAHGADGCDLAVVEGVMGLYDGASGQGELASTAQVSKLLRAPVVLVVDASSQSRSVAALVHGFASWDPQVRIGGVILNKVASDRHEALLREALDESGLPVLGVLRRSAQMATPSRHLGLVPVAERATDAVDAVRAMAERVRAGCDLDALMALARTAPPLPDDAWEPRPVAGEVPVSGERPVVAVAGGAAFTFAYAEHAELLSAAGAEVVLFDPLRDEKLPAGTSGLVVGGGFPEMYAPELSANEPLRRAVTELARTGAPVAAECAGLLYLARELDGRPMCGVLDAEARMSERLTLGYRQAVAVSDSVLAVAGTRMRGHEFHRTVLEPGAGATPAWGMHQPERRVEGFVQGGVHASYLHTHWAASPGVAGRFVEMCRG, encoded by the coding sequence GTGGTGAGTGTTCCGCGTCTGGTCATAGCCGCCCCGGCATCCGGCAGCGGCAAGACCACCGTCGCCACGGGGCTGATGGCGGCCTTCGCCGGCCGGGGGCTCGCGGTGTCCCCGCACAAGGTGGGCCCGGACTACATAGACCCGGGCTACCACGCGCTGGCGACCGGCCGCCCCGGCCGCAATCTCGACGCGTACATGTGCGGTCCGGAGCTGATCGCCCCGCTGTTCGCCCATGGGGCGGACGGCTGCGACCTCGCCGTGGTCGAGGGCGTCATGGGGCTGTACGACGGTGCGTCGGGCCAGGGCGAACTGGCGTCGACCGCACAGGTGTCGAAGCTGTTGCGGGCGCCCGTGGTGCTCGTGGTCGACGCCTCCTCGCAGTCCCGCTCGGTCGCCGCGCTGGTGCACGGTTTCGCCTCCTGGGACCCGCAGGTGCGGATCGGCGGGGTGATCCTGAACAAGGTGGCGTCGGACCGGCACGAGGCGCTGTTGCGCGAAGCGCTCGACGAGTCGGGGCTGCCGGTGCTCGGGGTGCTGCGGCGGTCCGCGCAGATGGCGACGCCGTCGCGCCATCTCGGGCTCGTCCCGGTGGCCGAGCGGGCCACGGACGCCGTCGATGCCGTACGGGCGATGGCCGAAAGGGTCAGGGCCGGCTGCGATCTGGACGCCCTGATGGCGCTGGCCCGGACGGCGCCGCCGCTGCCGGACGATGCCTGGGAGCCCCGGCCGGTCGCGGGCGAGGTGCCGGTGTCGGGTGAGCGGCCGGTGGTCGCCGTGGCGGGCGGGGCCGCGTTCACGTTCGCCTACGCCGAGCATGCCGAGCTGCTGTCGGCGGCGGGCGCCGAGGTGGTGCTCTTCGATCCGCTGCGCGACGAGAAGCTTCCCGCGGGCACCTCGGGCCTGGTCGTGGGGGGCGGCTTCCCCGAGATGTACGCGCCGGAGCTGTCGGCGAACGAACCGCTGCGCCGGGCGGTGACGGAACTGGCGCGCACCGGCGCCCCGGTGGCCGCCGAGTGCGCCGGGCTGCTGTACCTGGCGCGCGAGCTGGACGGCCGGCCGATGTGCGGGGTGCTGGACGCCGAGGCCCGGATGTCGGAGCGGCTGACGCTCGGATACCGGCAGGCGGTCGCCGTGTCCGACAGCGTGCTGGCGGTGGCGGGGACCCGGATGCGCGGGCACGAGTTCCACCGGACGGTGCTGGAGCCCGGTGCCGGGGCCACGCCGGCCTGGGGGATGCACCAGCCCGAACGGCGCGTGGAGGGGTTCGTGCAGGGGGGCGTGCACGCGAGCTATCTGCACACGCACTGGGCGGCCTCGCCCGGTGTGGCCGGGCGCTTCGTGGAGATGTGCCGGGGGTGA
- a CDS encoding ZIP family metal transporter: MAVFVALGAFLMTLAGGWVAQRVTDRRHLVLGLAGGLMLGVVGLDLLPEAIEAAGNEVFGVPAALLLFVGGFLVAHLVERLLAGRHAAHGAGDERVPQVGLTAAAAMVGHSLMDGIALGAAFQVGGGMGVAVALAVITHDFADGFNTYTLTRLYGNERRKALLMLFADALAPIVGAATTLLFTLPEELLGCYLGFFGGALLYLAAAEILPEAHHTHPARSTLLCTVAGVGFIWLVVGIAE; the protein is encoded by the coding sequence ATGGCGGTGTTCGTCGCGCTCGGCGCGTTCCTGATGACTCTGGCCGGCGGCTGGGTCGCTCAACGCGTCACGGACCGCCGCCACCTGGTGCTCGGCCTCGCGGGCGGGCTGATGCTCGGCGTGGTCGGGCTCGACCTCCTGCCGGAGGCGATCGAGGCCGCGGGCAACGAGGTGTTCGGTGTCCCGGCCGCCCTTCTGCTGTTCGTGGGCGGCTTCCTGGTGGCCCATCTGGTCGAGAGGCTGCTGGCCGGACGCCATGCGGCGCACGGCGCGGGCGACGAACGGGTGCCGCAGGTCGGCCTGACGGCAGCGGCGGCGATGGTGGGCCACAGCCTGATGGACGGCATCGCGCTCGGCGCGGCGTTCCAGGTCGGCGGCGGGATGGGCGTCGCCGTCGCACTCGCCGTCATCACCCATGACTTCGCCGACGGATTCAACACGTACACGCTCACCAGGCTCTACGGGAACGAACGCCGCAAGGCCCTGTTGATGCTCTTCGCCGATGCGCTGGCCCCGATCGTGGGCGCGGCGACGACCCTGCTGTTCACCCTTCCGGAGGAACTGCTCGGCTGCTATCTCGGCTTCTTCGGCGGGGCCCTGCTCTACCTCGCCGCCGCCGAGATCCTGCCCGAGGCGCACCACACCCACCCGGCCCGCTCGACGCTGCTCTGCACCGTCGCAGGGGTGGGCTTCATCTGGCTGGTCGTGGGCATCGCCGAGTGA
- the cobC gene encoding Rv2231c family pyridoxal phosphate-dependent protein CobC encodes MHHPASLVVGVGARKGAPADEVLELVVGTLRAAGLRADDVVELATVDSKADEPGIVGAAAGLGVPVRAHAARELARVRVPHPSGAVREAAGTPSVAEAAALIGGGELLVPKTKSAPGPGRASSATCAVARRSVAESMSAPPVTYGAEPFTMAAMNPPTKDIDVAGPDLRHHGDAEVRGRDLTDLAVNVRTGTPPDWLRERIAGSLGSLAAYPDGRPARAAVAARHGLPVERVLLTAGAAEAFVLIARALPARRPVVVHPQFTEPEAALRAAGHEVGRVLLRPEDGFPLDPAAVPDDADLVVIGNPTNPTSVLHPAGALEKLARPGRTLVVDEAFMDAVPGEREALCGRTDVPGLVVLRSLTKTWGLAGLRIGYVLAAPETIAVLQEAQPLWPVSSPALAAAEACMEPRALAEAADAAGRIAVDRAHLLAGLAEFAEVRVAEPAEGPFVLIRVDRAAEIRERLRSLGFAARRGDTFPGLGPEWLRLAVRDRVTTNRFLQAFDQALQALPRRPVG; translated from the coding sequence GTGCATCACCCCGCCTCCCTCGTCGTGGGCGTCGGCGCCCGCAAGGGCGCTCCGGCCGACGAGGTGCTGGAACTGGTCGTCGGGACCCTCCGCGCGGCCGGGCTCCGCGCCGACGACGTCGTGGAGCTGGCCACCGTCGACTCGAAGGCCGACGAGCCGGGGATCGTGGGCGCGGCGGCCGGGCTCGGGGTGCCGGTGCGCGCCCACGCGGCGCGTGAGCTGGCCCGGGTCCGCGTGCCGCATCCCTCCGGCGCGGTACGGGAGGCGGCGGGTACGCCGTCGGTGGCGGAGGCCGCCGCGCTGATCGGCGGGGGCGAACTGCTGGTCCCGAAAACGAAGTCGGCCCCGGGGCCGGGGCGGGCCTCTTCGGCGACCTGCGCGGTGGCCCGGCGATCCGTCGCCGAATCGATGTCCGCCCCACCCGTGACGTACGGGGCGGAGCCGTTCACCATGGCTGCCATGAACCCCCCCACGAAGGACATCGACGTCGCCGGCCCCGATCTGCGCCACCACGGTGACGCGGAAGTACGCGGCCGGGACCTGACCGACCTCGCAGTGAACGTGCGCACCGGAACGCCGCCCGACTGGCTGCGGGAGCGGATAGCCGGGTCACTGGGCTCGCTGGCCGCCTATCCGGACGGTCGGCCCGCGCGGGCCGCCGTCGCCGCCCGGCACGGGCTGCCCGTGGAGCGGGTGCTGCTGACGGCGGGCGCGGCCGAGGCGTTCGTCCTGATCGCCCGGGCGCTGCCCGCCCGGCGGCCGGTCGTCGTGCACCCGCAGTTCACCGAGCCGGAGGCCGCGCTGCGGGCGGCCGGGCACGAGGTGGGACGGGTGCTCCTGCGCCCCGAGGACGGCTTCCCACTCGATCCGGCGGCGGTGCCCGACGACGCCGATCTGGTGGTGATCGGCAATCCGACCAATCCGACGTCGGTGCTCCACCCGGCGGGCGCGCTGGAGAAGTTGGCCCGCCCGGGGCGGACGCTGGTGGTCGACGAGGCGTTCATGGACGCGGTGCCGGGCGAGCGGGAGGCGCTGTGCGGGCGTACGGACGTTCCCGGGCTCGTCGTCCTGCGCAGTCTCACCAAGACCTGGGGGCTCGCCGGGCTCCGGATCGGTTACGTGCTGGCCGCACCGGAGACGATCGCCGTCCTCCAGGAGGCGCAGCCGCTGTGGCCGGTGTCCTCGCCGGCGCTGGCGGCGGCCGAGGCGTGCATGGAACCGCGGGCGCTGGCCGAGGCCGCGGACGCGGCCGGCCGGATCGCGGTGGACCGGGCCCATCTGCTGGCCGGGCTGGCGGAGTTCGCCGAGGTACGGGTGGCGGAGCCCGCCGAGGGACCGTTCGTCCTGATCCGGGTGGACCGGGCGGCGGAGATCCGGGAGCGGCTGCGGTCGCTCGGGTTCGCCGCCCGGCGCGGGGACACCTTCCCGGGGCTCGGGCCCGAGTGGCTGCGGCTGGCCGTACGCGACCGTGTGACGACCAACCGCTTCCTCCAGGCGTTCGACCAGGCACTCCAGGCGCTGCCCCGGAGACCCGTGGGCTGA
- a CDS encoding SCO1860 family LAETG-anchored protein — MNSNTFRLAALAVAAAPVALLAAVPAQAATATTVTGDGKASAVVLRTALDVSLVNKTINVPLKATLNEVQAPASAEKTALSVELDGVDGGNPFSLLKADVATAEATVDEHRAEGRSNLAKATVHVPGLPALSLIEVEKVTSSAVCEVGKTPVAESNVLGHVSVLGKKITLTAGGTTRVDVPAVGEVTLDLSKTSTTSRTAAAVALQLKVAVNPLDLNVAEVNGEVTLAEATCETPKTPEKPGGTDGGSSGNGGATGGTSGGATGGSTDGATGGSSGGEVKPQTGSDPAPAAEEPNLAETGGSSTTPYIAGGAALLLAVGAAATVVARRRTQG, encoded by the coding sequence TTGAACAGCAACACCTTCCGCCTCGCCGCCCTGGCGGTCGCCGCCGCTCCCGTCGCGTTGCTTGCCGCCGTTCCCGCGCAGGCCGCCACGGCGACCACGGTCACCGGCGACGGAAAGGCGAGCGCGGTCGTGCTCCGTACCGCGCTCGATGTCTCACTCGTCAACAAGACGATCAACGTTCCGCTGAAGGCCACGCTCAACGAGGTGCAGGCTCCCGCGAGTGCCGAGAAGACCGCGCTCAGCGTCGAACTCGACGGTGTGGACGGCGGAAACCCCTTCAGCCTCCTGAAGGCCGACGTGGCCACGGCGGAGGCGACCGTCGACGAGCACCGGGCCGAGGGCCGCTCGAACCTCGCGAAGGCCACGGTCCATGTGCCCGGACTGCCGGCCCTCTCGCTCATCGAGGTCGAGAAGGTCACCTCCAGCGCCGTCTGCGAGGTCGGGAAGACGCCGGTCGCGGAGTCGAACGTGCTCGGGCACGTCTCGGTCCTCGGCAAGAAGATCACGCTCACCGCAGGCGGAACGACACGGGTGGACGTGCCCGCCGTCGGTGAGGTGACCCTCGACCTGTCGAAGACCAGCACCACCTCACGTACCGCCGCGGCCGTCGCGTTGCAGCTCAAGGTCGCCGTGAACCCGCTCGACCTCAACGTCGCCGAGGTGAACGGAGAGGTGACGCTGGCCGAGGCGACCTGCGAGACGCCGAAGACCCCCGAGAAGCCGGGCGGCACCGACGGCGGCTCCTCCGGCAACGGCGGTGCGACCGGCGGAACATCCGGCGGTGCGACCGGTGGATCGACCGACGGAGCCACCGGCGGTTCGAGCGGGGGCGAGGTGAAGCCGCAGACCGGCTCCGACCCCGCCCCGGCCGCCGAGGAGCCGAACCTCGCGGAGACCGGCGGCAGTTCCACGACGCCGTACATCGCGGGCGGAGCGGCTCTGCTGCTGGCCGTGGGCGCGGCGGCCACCGTGGTGGCCCGCAGGCGCACCCAGGGCTGA